CAGACTTTGTCAGTGGGAGACTGCTCCCCAGAGACATGCCCACGTACCTTCCTGCTTGTGTCCCATTGCTCTTGGGGCCTTCCGTGGCCATGAGAACCCCAGGGCGGTGCTTTGTCCTCATCTTGGATGCGGACATTCTCTGAAGAAATTAGGAGGCCTCCATTTACATAAGGGCACTGTCTGACCACATCACAGAGGATGTCACAGGAGTTACACAGCCTTTAGCTCCCACTCTCCCTATTATCTCAAATCTCTCAAGATCACCTAAAGCTGGGGTTCTGCAGAAAGGAGTAACAGTAGGAGTCTCAGGGACAGGAGTCTCAGGGACTAGTCTTGTGGCTGTTCCCTCTTCTATCTACCAGGAAGTGCCTGTCGGCCCATTACCATAGACCTGGCTACCCCTGGTTAGCAGCCGTGGCTTCTGGGTAAATGTATTCTATTACCCAAGATGGCACCACATATgtgattcagagagagagaaaaaacaataaaaaaaaaaaccaccatacATCACAGTAACCACACagctgagaaaaagatacactACCCTCTCTCCCTCAGTAACTACCTAGAAATCCTCAGAGAGGGGTGGGGCTTTGTGGGGCCCCTCACACACCAAggtccattttgtttgttttgcttttttggtttttttgtttggttttgattttgattttggtttttttttttttttttttttttttttttttgaggcactctgtcactatgcagctctggctaccctggaactctgtgtagaccaggctggcctttaactcactgagatctacctgcctctgcatcctacaATTAAAAGTgtgttcctgggctggagagatggctcagtggttaagagcactgactgctcttccagaggtcctgagttcaaatcccagcaaccacatggtggttcacaatcatctataatgagacctgatgccctcttctagtgtgtctgaagacagctatggtgtactcatataaataaaataaaatctttaaaataaataaataaataaaagtgtgttCCTCCAAGTTCTGCCTGCATGAAgcctttttaaaaaggtttattttcagccgggcggtggtggcgcacgcctgtaatcccagcacttgggaggcagaggcaggtggatttctgagttcgaggccagcctggtctacagagtgagttccaggacagccagggctacacagagaaaccctgtctcgaaaaaaaaaaaaaaaaaaaaaaaaaaaaggtttattttcagttctgagtatgtgtatgtatgctacAAGAATGCAGGGACCCACGGAAttcagagagggcatcagatccccaggggCTGTAGTTACAGTTGATTGTGAGCCCTGTGGGTGGATACATGCTGGGAACCAGAcgcaggtcctctgtaagagcagcacacAGCCTTAACCACGGAACCATCCCCCCAGCCTCCTGCTACCAAGGTCTTACAGGCAGGGAAATTGGATATTGTCTTGGTGAAGGCAGACTTTGCTAACTAGTGAATATTTACATAATAGGCCATAGAACTCAGTTAATCCTCTAAAGACTTTCTTCTAAGAAGAAACTGGGGATTTAACTTCCAGATCAGAAAAGTGACCCCAGAAGGTCCACCCTAAGCCAGCAAGAAACACAGAGGGACACTGAAGACAATGCTGTCCCTAACTCAAGGGGGACATAAGAAGCAGAACCAGCTGTCAGGCCTGTGGTTCAGGCCTTTCATCAGAGCTGcttcagaagctgaggcaggaggattgttatcTTAAGCATGTACCTGTATCAGGGAACACTTTCCTGTCAAAGACTtacaggggaaggggaagggaacgtGACCTTAGCTGACCTTAGCCCTGGCTTCCCTTGCTTTAGTCCTAAAGTCAAGGCTAGTTAGTTCAATGATTAGTTAAGCATGATTGCTGATTAAACTCCTGTGTCTTATGAAATATGTGACTTGTGAACACCTGGTCCAATCGGACAGTGCTCAGTGATCTGAAGAGAATGAAACTGCTATAACTGAAGAGGAACCATTATCAGCGAGATacacattcttctctctctctctctctttctcgctctctctctcttgacttTAAGTGAGATAAACCAATTCCATCATTAAAGAGACTTTAGACATAATCCAGGGGTGGAGGAAGGCTCGTGTTAAAGCCTCTGCTGTTAGCTCCAGCATCTACATAATGAACTGCTCACGGCCACCTGCTGCTCTGGTTCCAAAgaatcctcctcctccacctttctctctctctctctctctctctctctctctctctctctctctctctctctctccccctccctctctctcccttccttcctttccttccttccttccttccttccttccttccttccttccttccttccttccttctcttttgttttcaagacaaggtttctctgtgtagccctggttgtcctggaactcactctgtagaccagcctggcctcaaactcagaaatctgcctgcctctgcctcccaagtgctgggattaaaggtgtgtgccaccaccgcccggctccctctccctctccctctctctcatttcctaatttattttatgtgcttaagagttttgtctgtatgcatgcatgcgtacCACATATGCTTGGtacccacagaggacagaagaaggcatAGGATCTCCTGGAAGACGGTTTTGAGCCGCCATGTGGGATggaatttgggtcctctggaagagcagcctgaaACACCATCTTCAGACCTCTGATGGCACAAGACATgcccatggcacacacacacacacacacacacacacacacacacgagcaacaaaaccaaccaaacaaacaaacaaacaaaaccaaagtggaTCCATATTGGCTGTGCCTAGCTTGATTTGACATGGCTGTGCACCCTTTTGCAGAAGTAAAACTTTCTGCCTTGTCAGAAATACTTTGGATCCTTTGGTCATTTTCTCCAGATCACAGACTAatttataacaatagcaaaaccttgtctcaaaattaaaaaaaaaaagtaaaaagacacCTGAAAGACAGGCACGGTGGTCTATGCCTGCATCGCTGCattcaagaagctgaggcaggaggattgccttgagTTTATGGTCAGCATCCTTGGCTATATTGTGaattgcaggccagcctgggcaagagTTAGGCACTgagcagaaggagggagagggaaggacgaaggaagaaaaggagaagggggagagggggtgagAGAGAGCTCACGCGAGCTAGAGCGGAAAGCATTGGAGAAACTGCTCTTTCTCACACACGCATGTCCTTGGTCGTGTCCTTAAGGGTCAAAGTGTTACCAGACCCGGGAGGTGGTGGCATGCAGCGCGTGGTTGCATCGGCCCCGCCCCCAGCTCCGCAGAAGGAAGACGTCCGTAATGGCGGTGCGTTGGGGCATCGTGTCGGCTGGCTTAATCGCCAGAGACTTCACCACCGTGCTGAGCTCACTGCCTCCCTCGGAGCACCAGGTGCACCTCCCTTAGAAAACGCTGGGTCTGAGGGAGGGTCCGTGGGTCTAAGGAAGAGTCCCGAGTCCGAGGAACGAGGGAGTCCCCAGTGTgcgggaggagagtcccttggtctgAGACAGGAGTTGACTGAAAAGGGGACCCTTCGTCTGCCCTCCAAGGCCACAAGAGACTTGTTTTCAGCTCACTCCTCCTCTTCACCCCAGACTTGTGAAGCTGAGATACTTGAGGTTTGCAGGGGGTGGGTATCGGCTGCTGGGGTGCGAAGCCATTGTGCCGTCGGAGACGGGATCCTGGGCTCACGCACAGGCTCCCTTTTCCTCTTTATTCATTCTTGCAATCTACCAATCGCAGCCGAAGTCTGGCCTTCCACCGTccaccttcctcccctccccgacAGTGATCTCTTCCCTAGCCGCCTTGGAGGAGGCTGTAAGCTCCCCATTGCAGCCCCCTCCGTTGCCCTTCTACTTTGTCCTCCACATCATAACCCTTTGAATCCAACACTAGGTGGTAGCAGTAGCTGCGAGGGACCTGAACCGGGCGGAGGAGTTTGCACGGAAATACAACATCCCCAAGGCCTATGGCTCCTACGAGGAACTGGCCAAGGACCCAAACGTGGGTGAGTGGCTTGGATGACGGAGGTGGGGGCAGAACTAGGCTTCTCACCTGTGCTGTGGAAATGGCACCACTATAGATGCACCTGACTCCGGGGGTGGTCTTTGGAAAGGCTCAGGTTCAGCCTGGGTAGGAGGCAGAGTTAATAGGAATACACGGGACCAGAGACCAGCTGAACGATATTAAATGTGCTTACATGAGACAAAtggctatgtagccaaggctatgtTTTAGGTATTTCACAAGGCTAGAATATCTGGTGAGGATCTATTCACTTGTTTCTTTTGCAGTACTGGatatggaacccagggcctcccacACTTTAGGCAAAGGCTCCACAGAGCTGTATCCCAACACTtttgtttgagagagggtctcactgtatagccctggctggtctgaaactgtatcatgaagaccaggctggcctcagatttcaCAGACATACACCTGCCTTGGTTTCCAGTTTCtaagtgctggaatgaaaggtgTGGGCTAGCCTGTCTAGCCCCTTGGGTTTTTGAGATAggcctcactatatagcccaggctggtctccaattggttgtcctcctgcctcagcttcccaaaagTAAAACTGTCTTTTGCTACTTTGCGGGTTCTTCCTTCTTCCgcccttctctgcctcttttcttccaccctttccacccctaacactagataagagagaaaacatggacagagaaggaagaaaagagacccctgaataaagtcagggttGGAAGGAGGGGTCTGGGGGGGACGGTGTctggggggaggtggggagggggaggacggTGTCagtagactacttcctgctgatcaTGGGCAAGCTGGACCTTCCCCGTCAGAATATCTAGAAtgtcttcttctttcctctttgtgCATGACTACTTTACAAACCCCAACCAACAACCCACCTCTGGGGCTCCAGCATTTATAGGCCCCCTGAAAAGTTGCCAGAATTCCACATGTTACACAACCACATAAACTATCTTCAATTGGCCAAACCACATCtttgctagagcatgaggcaaaccATAGTCAGCTGCTGGGGACATTCTGAGCAGCCCCATagtcccacacctgggattaaaatgaaaacatattcttatatttctgtgttttgtaaagaaaccaaaatttccAAATTGTCACTACACGAAAGTTTGGCGATCTCTTCCCCACGAGAACACTAGGACTCTAGTCACAGCCTTGTCCCTGAACGATGGCGGCCAGGCCTCTTGCTGGCCGTGCTGCTGaccttcccccctttctccctccaacccTAGAGGTGGCTTACATCGCCACCCAGCACCCCCAGCACAAGCCGGCGGTACTCCTCTGCCTGGCAGCAGGCAAGGCTGTCCTTTGTGAGAAACCCATGGGCGTGAATGCAGCAGAGGTTCGGGAAATGGTTGCCAAGGCCCGTTCTCAAGGTGTCTTCCTTATGGAGGTAAGCCTggagagcccctcccccatccatacAGTACCATCTGCCAGTACCAAACATGGTTGCCCAGGTTTGCCCACAGTCAAAAtacactcccccccaccccacccccatacacacacacacacacacacacatacacacaaaaggatCAGAATCTCTATGACACACagaccacatatacacacactcacacacacacatacacacacacacacacaaacacacaaaaggatCAGAATCTAtgacacacagaccacacacacacacacagacacagagaccacacacacacacacacaaagatcagAATTTCTGTGTTGGCCAGGATATAACATCTAGTCACAAACTCAAGTTCATTTCTCCCCACTTGAAGGAAAAGTATTTATTTAGAAAGCAAGAAAACCAAAGAAGACAGAGGCCATTTTGCTTAGGGGCTGCTAGCGCAGGAGAACTTACCTAGGGAGTCCCGGGGAGGTGTGTCAGGCACAGCCGCAGCTCAGGAGAGTCCCGCGGGCCGCGTGCGGAGCTCAGCTTTCCAGATGCATTCTCGCTGTTGCTGCTCCCTGAACCTGAAGAACCCACAGATAAGAACAGTGACTCAGCCTTCGTAGCCTCTCCTCCCAGGAAGAGTTAGACGCGGACGGACACAAAAAGCTTCCTTCTCCCGGAGACCAGGAGATATCTGGAGATAATGAAAGGCTGCTTTTTCAGAACTCCACCCCCAGGACAGACAGGGGAGGTAACATCCGAGGCCGGGGAGTCTTTAACTCATTACGCGGCACCAGTTATCTACCGCAAAGCTAATGGGAGACTCAAAATTTACCACCAAACTACACACCTTTCAAAATAGTGATGaaaaggactggagaggtggctcagcggttaagagcactggctgctcttccagaggtcctgagttcaactcccagctaccacatggtggctcacaaccatctgtaatggggtccgatgccctcttctggggtacatgaagacagctacggtgtacttatatataataagtaaatatatttttaaaatagtgataAAAGCCCCTTTATATTAGAGTTATTCATTTGATTTAATTTGCCATGTGTCTatttggtgcccacagaggttgGAAGTTGGTATCGGATCCCCCAGAACTGAGGTTGTGAGTCCCGTGTGGCTGGCTGGTAGGAGGCAAACCTGGGTCCCCTACAAGGGCAAgggctcttaagcactgagctgtTCTCTCCggcccctaaaatcagggactgttTCTAAAGTCAACCAAGAAGAGATCCGTCGttcacctcagcactcaggaggcagaggcagatgtccTCTCTGAATTGGAGTCCAGACTGGTTTATacacccagagctacacagcgagaccttgtctcgaaaaggaagaaggaaggagggagggagggagtcaggCAACCAACTGAGAGGCACTGCAGAGATGCTGGCTTGTAACTCAGTGGGGCAGAGGGCGTGCCTGGCATGCGGGAAGCCTCGGGCTCCATCCACAGGAAGCAGTGCTGCAGCACTTCTGCCATCTTGGTactgggaaggaggcagaggcagggggatggagtTTGGGGCTGTCCAGCATGGTGGTGAGCGCTTTTAATCTTAACACTCAGGCCTTTCTGTTCTAAGACAGACAAGTTCCAAGAtcatgtctcagagagagagagagagagagagagagagagagagagagaaggagggagagggagaggaggagggaacagCTTTAAGGCtggaactggagaggtggctcagcggttaggagcactcactgctcttccaatggtcctgagttcaattcccagcaaccacatggtagctcacaaccatctgtaatgggatctgatgccctcttctggtgtgtctgaagtctgctacagtgtattcatatacatgaaataaataaattcaatcatttatttaaaaaaaataaaagaacactggctgctcttccagaggaccagagttcagttctcagcacgcgcgcacacacacacacatacacagctcaCGGTCACCTGTCACTCCAGTCTTGGGGGTTTTGATGTCCTTTCCCGACCTTAGGAAGGgcgcacatgtgtatacacagaatcacaaataagataaaactttattaaaaagtGCCAGGTTATCTTCAGCTTATAAAGAGCTGACCTATATGAGTCCCTTtctcagaaggaaaaagaagtcaCCGCAAAGGGAAGGCAGCGGGGTGACCCAAGGGTGACACTGCCATAATCCTTAGCAAATGTGTCAGAGTTTGCTCagactgtgggacatgctgtgggCTTCATGTTAGATTctaggggaaagagaagagacaaggtttggagagagggagagaagaatctctttttttcttttctttttccctcctttctttctttctttccttctttctttctttctttcttccttccttccttccttccttccttccttccttccttccttccttccttccttccttccttcctttctttggtttttcgagacagggtttccctgtgtagccctggctgtcctggagctcactctgtagaccaggctggcctcaaactcccagtggTCCACCTGCCCCTGTTTCTGTCGGAGTCCAGCCTCGACACAAGAtcagagttctcaactggaagcagggatatctggaaggcgcataataaatatatacaggCTACTTTTCCCGTACAAGCTGACAGGAAAAATTTCAAGGCTtacaatctctctctcctctgtttctctctgctctttctctctcactcgcTCACTCGCAGCTTGAGGCCCCACACACTGCTTTGTTCCTGTGTGCTTTTTTCTGGAACTcccacacacacagctcacacacaccacacactctctccatacacacctcacattctctctctctctctctcccacattctctccacaCACCGCACTCGCTCACTCGCTCTCtcgcttttcttttttttttttggtttttggatttgggttttctgagacagggtttctctgtatagccctggctgtcctatttTTCTTGCCCCAGTGTTTTATTGATACTCCATAAGCatgtagggggaaaaaaagacattgtataatcattgccaaatcaaatgcaaaagaataaccacgccaggcagtggtggcgcactcctgtaatcccagcagagtgagttccagtacagccagggctatacagcgaaaccctgtctcgggggaaaaaaaacaaatccaacccccccccaaaaaaagtataaccacatcccacaaagaatcaagaatgacaattgttccccaaagtttcaagcttcctCTACTCCCAGGCCTgtggccaaaataataataattgcaaacttatcattatttaatcTTTAACTTTTTCGGAGCTCAGAGCTCCAAGGTCAGCTACTTGCATTTTTcctgtgaagctctaatgataaatgacatgggcaaagctgccaggcagtggccagagaGAATCAAGCTAGCTCTTAGCTCAGTCGCTCCGCTAGCTGTCTGCTTCTGTACactgcacacaatgactctcctaggAGTCCCAGTGCTTGACTTAGCTTTACAAGGATAGAATTTTATGCATTCTATAtttgcttatccaggaaccactctttaaaaaaaaaagattatttattgtatgtaagtacagtgtagctgtcttcagacactacagaagagggcatcagatcttgttacagatgattgtgagccaccatgtggttgctgggatttgaactcaggaccttcagaagagcagctcttaactcctgagccatctttccagctccccaGGAACCACTCTTaaatgttgtgcaaaacttatttcataacttcaatAGTTTTTTCCTTCCTGAGGGTCCCAATGTTGGGctataattcattttctaatcatttcttcaaactttctttgcaagtcaaacaTTCATCAGGAACTACCATTATGCACTTATtgcattgtttccaagatgagagcATACAACAtacacctgggccattaggattGTGTTGTACTGTGCCCGTATGTCTCAAttcttaattgtttaagaatTGTTAcatcgggggctggagagatggctcagtggttaagagcactgactgctcttccagaggtcctgagttcaattcctagcaaccacatggtggctcacaaccatctgtaatgggatccgatgccctcttctggtgtgtctgaagacagcaacagtgtactcatgtaaataaaataaaaagaatcatcACATCAaagaacatctagtttcacagatcTCACCAGAgcagaagtagaaagaaataggaaagtcagatataatagaataattatgcacacaaAGGCCAAGAAGTcacgcacaaatgaaatctatacagctgtTTTCCAGGGCTAAGGTTAAGTTGGGAACAACTGTTTTTTACAAAGATCAACCATGGGCTACagagatgtctccatcctggcctactacaggcagtcccttatttcagatggctGGTCCCCTGGATAGatgtgtgtcctgcttctcagggtcccagatgccatccttttctacaaggagctgctgcaggcttctgagatgtctccatcccggcctgctgcaggcagtccctgtcatGTATGCTGTCCCCAGCATGTCTCCTGAGTGCAGCGAGGAAACGCATGCCCTGCCACggacagtgggctgggccctcctacagtGATTAAAATCAAGGCACTCCCCACAGACACACCTACAGGGCCATCAGATCAGGCAGCCcaatgtgtttgaagacagcctgggttTCATAATATCCTGTCTTTAAACAAAATGTGTATGTGACAGAGACAATTGATACGAGAAATCTGGAGCGATGGTCCCAGTAGGAAAGGTCAAGGAAGGACTTTGTATTGGGGGTTCTTGCTATGGAAAGAAAACTGTGTTTTGGGTAGGGGGAGCAGTGGATATCCCTCAAGACTCGGATGCTAAGGGAGGTGTGGCTGATTACCTCATACTGATGACTGCATTTCCTTGGGCTCACTCTCTGGTCTGCAGGCCATTTGGACCCGGTTTTTTCCTGCCATGGAGACTCTGAGGGAAGTTTTGGTCCAAGGAAAGATCGGAGACCTACGAGTGGCCCGGGCAGAATTGGGGTTTGATATGATATCTATTATGCCCCGGGCCACAGACTGGAACCAGGCGGGCGGTGGTCTGCTGGATTTAGGCATCTACTGTGTCCAGTTTCTCTCCATGGTCTTTGGTGCACAGAAACCAGAGAAGATTTCAGCTGTCGGGAGGATCTTTGAAACAGGTACTTTGTAGTCTCTGCTGAATGGCGGTAGGAGCGTTCTCTCTCCAATCTCCTGATCCCGCACCCCTCTCAGAGAAATCAAGTTAAACAGCTTGAGGGACTTTCTGGAGGAATTCCTTGCCTAGACACATAAAGAACTACCATTCGCAGAATCGCCAGCGGGACACACATACTTGGTGTAAGCAAGAAGCTGCCCCATGGCATTCTGGGAAATGCAGTTCAAAGAACTCATATCCCCGGGAAATGTGGGCGGGGCCCAACGTCTCTTTCAGAATCTCCTCTAACCCTTCCTGAACCTTTACCGGTTCACACAGGTCAGCTCTTCCTGGGCTCTCGAGTGATCTGAGACTGGATGGCTGCTTGACTGGTCAGATGTTAATGGGGGCGCTGTGTGAGTTAATGAGGAGTTGAAATAACTGTTAAGGCAAATGAGAAGCAGTTAAGAAATATAAACAATTGCCAGGCCTTGGTGGCCCacccctgtaattccagcactctgggaggcagaggccggaggatttctgagttcgaggccagcctggtctacagagtgagctccaggacagccaggctacacagagaaaccctgtctcgggaaaaaaaccaaatccaaacaaacaaacaaacaaacaaacaaaaaaacccaagaaatatAAACAATTGATTCCTGGCAGtgatggtgtacacctttaatcccagttttggcagaggcaagcagatctatgtgaattcaaggccagcctggtctacaaagtgagttccaggacagccaaggctatacagagagagaaacctcatcttgaaaaacaaaacaaataactttattttttgtgtatggcTGTTTTACTTCCCTGCCAGGTGCCCTCCAGCAGAGCTCACCAGATCTCTTGAAACTAgagttgcagatggctgtgaggtgccagtaggtgctgggaacttaacctgggtcctgtgagagc
This portion of the Apodemus sylvaticus chromosome 1, mApoSyl1.1, whole genome shotgun sequence genome encodes:
- the Dhdh gene encoding trans-1,2-dihydrobenzene-1,2-diol dehydrogenase codes for the protein MAVRWGIVSAGLIARDFTTVLSSLPPSEHQVVAVAARDLNRAEEFARKYNIPKAYGSYEELAKDPNVEVAYIATQHPQHKPAVLLCLAAGKAVLCEKPMGVNAAEVREMVAKARSQGVFLMEAIWTRFFPAMETLREVLVQGKIGDLRVARAELGFDMISIMPRATDWNQAGGGLLDLGIYCVQFLSMVFGAQKPEKISAVGRIFETGVDDTVSVLLQFPGGVQGSFTCSISSNLPNTAYVTGTKGMAQILGTCFPTELVVNGERKEFPPPDLGKEFHYVNGSGMLYEANHVRECLRKGLKESPIVPLAESELLAEILEEARKAIGVTFPQDKC